CCTTAAGTCGTGAGGGGGGGACAACCCCAAAGGAGAGGCCTCAATCTGTCTTggcttcctctttttatatgttttgtgtCCTCCCCTGGAGCCTGCCCTATTcaaattgggctagccaagaAGAGGGCACTtttgtttcacctgaagttctcaCTCCAGTCCACAGATTTTATTTGTTCCATTTTCAcaggcttcccccacccccccttttttttcttttagccactgccattttgaactcattttttcctattctaactacctatcATTCGACCCTCAAGAAATGGGAGGCCCAATTGTTTGGGAATAGGGACATTGAGGTCTGTGGCTACTttctgctgaactgggatggcgaggggtattgggcctccccctctcgTTAGTCTCAAgactcagagtccttatagcagaGTCCACcaaagggtgagtgatattttatGTGGTTGGGTGTAGTTTTATACATCCTTGTTGAACTAGCACTGCattttgtagcttgttgaccttaacaagaggtcttctggaatctgagactgagctgcgTGAGTTTTCTGCCAAGTTTGTTTTTTGCTGTCCTGGATTCCAGCACTCTGGGCTTCTCGTAACTTGGACTGCGCTGGGTTTTCATTGCGTTCAGCTTCCACAGCATGAGCTTTGGCTGAGTTGGGCTTCTACTGTGCTTGGCCTCTGCCTTGCAGGGGCTGAGCCAAGGTTGCTTCAGCCAGGTTACATTGGATTCATGGCACCAGATATGTCGggagagtgtgtaatttccttggttctgtctcaccacagcaaagATTTCAAACACAAGACCAATGTTACAGCTTggttacagctcagagttttatttggcaagtaaAGGAAAGTACACCCTCGAGGCGTGAGGGTGGGTCGACCccaaaggagaagccactgcaattttttttaaacagatctcTTTACCATCTTCCAATAAAATTCAAACGGTTTAACATGACATGCAAGGTTCTCCATGATCTGACACCAGTTGACTCTTTACACCATATTGAAATTCATAATATAaagatttataaacattttgaaaCCCCAATGCCCATCTGATTGCAAaaagccaactccttggaaaagaccttaatggtgggaaagattgagggtaggaggagaagggggtgacagaggatgaaatggttggatggcatcaccaactcaataaaaatgagtttgagcaaactccaggagataatgaaggactgGGAAGACTAgagtgctgccattcatgggtttgcagagtcagatgggcctgagcgactgaacaacaataatgaatCCCAGTGATCCAACCATACAAAACTGCTGGGTATTCCCTGAGTGTGCCCTACActtccctttatttttatttttttctcttaatgaaATTTCATTTCTCCCATTTCTTCCCTCACCAAATGATTGTTGTTGTGTTTTTGTGGTTGtttacttattggaaggactggtgctgaagctccaatatttggccatctgatacgaacagctgactcaatggaaaagactctgatactgggaaagattgaaggcagaatgagaagagggtgacagaggatgagatggttggatggcatcaccaattcaatggacatcaaacttgctcaaactctcggagatggtgagggccagggaggcctggtatgctgcagtccatggggtcacaaagaggtggacacgacttgacaactgaacaacagacagatgatactgatgaaactatttgcagggcagcaggagagacacagacatagagaacagacttgtgggcacagtaggggaagaagagggtgggatgaattgagagagtagcatggaaacctATACagtattatatgtaaaatagccactgggaatttgctgtatgacgcaGGGAGTTtaaaccagtgctctgtgacaacatagagggtgggatggggtgggaggtgggagggaagttcaggagggaggggacatatgtatacctatggctgattcatgttgatgtatgccagaaaccaacacaatattgtaaagcaattttcctccagttaaaaataaattaaaaaaaggataatACATTAAATACTCATAACCTACCCAACATCATTGCTTTTAGACAAACCTGCCCTAAAGgtgctcagaacacttatatTTATTAGCCTGGAGgtgtgaaaatcgctcagttgtgtctgcctatttgcgaccccatggactatgcagtccatggaattctccaggccagaatactagagtgagtagctgttcccttcttcaggggatcttccaaacccagggatcgaactcaagtctccaatattgcagacggattctttacaagctgagccaccaaagaagcccaagaatacagaagtggatagcctatcccttctccagtggtccttcccaaccccagaattggacccaggtctcctgcattgcaggtggattcctcaccagctgagctaccagggaagctcatttatTAGCCTACATCTGGGCAAAATCATATAACACAAAACCTCTTATAATAAAATGTTCAATATCTTATGTAATTTACTGAGAACtgtacagaaagtgaaaaacagaatggttgaaCGGGTATAGAATGATTGGAAGTGTATCAGTGTCAGGTGTTTGCTTTGTGATCACTCAGTTGACTGGGAGCGGAAGCTCTCTGCTGCTGTCCAGCATCATGAGAGAGTATCCTACCACATATTGCTGGCCAGGGCAAATATCAAAATTCAAAAGCTTGTAGTTGTGTATTTTTCCTCCAGCAGAGTTTATCTGTGTGAGTACAGGCTCACTGAGGTGTGTCTGAACTTTGCTAGAATCATGATTTTGCCAGGGAAACAGTACAAAGTGAGAGAGGGGCAGGAGAGTGGAGGGTATATGTCAGTGAGTGATTATAAGGATTGAGCATGAAATTTGATCTAGGGAAGGAGTGGACAGAAAACAGTAatggagagagagatggtgaAATCTGGTAAGACCGATGAACTAGAGATTCTGGTGAGGTTAAAGGATAGTGGGGTCTGCGTACCAAAGGGAATGAACTGGAAAAAGTGGAGGTGTATCAGAATGATCATTCTTGAGTTCACCAGGAATCAAGACAGGATAATTACTGTTGGGAGTGACATAGTGCAGTAGCTAAAATCTTTGAGAAATAAAGGAGAGGAGAACTGAAGTTGGCTTCATGATGACAATGCAGGCTAGTTGGTGACATAAGCTGTGTGATGTATGAGAGGAATACTTTAAAGGCAGCAATGAGAAACATTAACGTTTCTCATAATAACTAAAGTTTTTAACACCCAGTTACTGGGGTGAGGCCTTGAGTAGAAGAGAGATAATGGACTCAGGCCAGCAAGGCTAAAGCGGTGGGAGGGGCGAGGAGGTGGGTCTAGGATTCCTTGGCCAATCGAAGAGAACTGGGGCGGAGCCTGACACGCACCATATAACTGAGGGGTTCCGCGCAGGAAGGCTAATCTCGTCCAGAGTGCTAAGCGGTGTCGGTGCGGCCCTCTACCTTTCTCTGGTCGTCAGGCCTTCTGGTGAGGATGTGCGGCCCCTCCGTAGCCTGAGGATTATGGGGACAGGAGGGCGTGGCGGCCGCGGGGCTGGCGAATCGGGCCTGCAGGAATTGGAGGGGCGGACATTAGAACGGGCGATTGTAGCGGCGCCTCCTGGGGAGTCCACGCCTTTGTCTTCACAGCGCCGCCTTCTGAGCGGGATTCGGATCCTTCCAGGGATCGTCCCTGGCAGGTCCgaggcaggagccccaggagcGGCTGTCCACTGCGGCTGTAGGTCCGAGGCTGAGGGGACGAGGAGTTTGAGACTCGGAATGGGCTCTCTGGGACTGGCCCTTTGCTCCCTCCCTTCCTGTGACTGCTAGGTTGGACTGGGCTCCCAACAATGATgatagttatttaaaaatgtaagcaaATTGCTGCTAACAACGTGGCTTGTGCACCCAGccctgttattttttatttaaagtccCCGTTTCCCCACCTCTGGAGATTGGCAGCCGATCGCTTGTCCAGGAGGGTCCTAGGGTGAACCCGACGGAGGGGAGGCATATTCGGGAAGTCTGGCTGCTTGGGGGCCTCTCCATTCTCGCCTAGCACTAGAAGTGTCTTATTCCACCGGGGTGAGACCATACACGCACAGGAGAGCTCTGCTTTCTGGGTTCAGAGGTCTCCTATTGTCTTCTCTGGACAAACCCAGAATGATCACTGGGTACCTCACCTCCTAGCTTcgtctccttctctctcctcttgagGAGAAaacatggtgaaaaaaaaatcagctctgtTTGGTTTACCCCATTCTGCGGCATTCCCTGGTTTGATCATTATTAGCCGTTCCATCTTACAGCACTTACAAACCAGTCCCACAAGGGGCTATTGTGAGACATGTAATTAGTTTTGACTGGATTTAATCCCTCCTCTTATTGTAGCCCCTTAGTCTCTTGTCTTTGGGCAGATGAAATAGAAAGAAACTAGTCCAATTGATGCTACTTTTGTGTGCTGGTCCCTAACCCCCCAAGAAAAATGCCCCCCTTTCAAAGCAATTGAATACAAAGTGAAGGTACTCAAATAGTGCTATCTCCTGTTACAAATTCATTAGTTGGTTAAACCCAgtccttattttttcttctgtcccTATCTGTACATGTCtttctatcacctccattttaCCTTTGCTGTGATTTTAAGAGTCAGACATATTGGCTCCTGGCTTCTAAAACATCTTGGTTACTAGTGCGCTTGATCCAATGGCATTTACTGTCTTCAGAAATGGGATAATGATGCAGAATAAAATTCTAATAAAAACATGACTCTTCTAAGATCTGTTGCTGTTTGCCTTTTGAAAATCAGCAGGTAAAATACATATTGACATTAAATGTGAGAATTTTGGCTCTTACTCCTTAGTATGACAATCGTTCTATCAGGTaagtttttttagttttttttttttttccagtcttttcGTCAAGATGAGTGATAAGCCAGACTTGTCTGAAGTGGAGAAGTTTGACAGGTCCAAACTGAAGAAAActaatactaaagaaaaaaacactctTCCCTCAAAGGAAAGTAAGTCATGGGGACTTTCTATTTGAGACAAACAATGGTAAAAATTAATAGGTTTGATAAATGCATGATTCTAGTAAATTTTGCCACAAAGTAAACAATAGGGTACCAATTATTTAATGTAATATTgctttagttgttcagtcgtgattgactctttgtaaccccatgcactgtagctcaATAGGCTTCCCTAtctgtggacttctccaggcaagaatactggagtgggtatcttcccaacccagggaccaaacccatgcttactgcactgcagatggattctttaccttctaagccaccagggaagcccaatgtaaaattagaaaatagcAAATTGTTGCCTTTTTATGTTGCTTATATAAGTAGTCCTTGCATAATTGGCCTTAGTAGTATTGAGGGAATACAAAAACTGATTTTTATTGGAACATTATTAAAAACCACATTAAGACCAATCTTAGAATATTGGATATAACATTAGAAATATAAGGATTTTGTCCAATTTTGgctatttgtcatttttctgtgTCTAGTGTTTTAGGACTTTTATCTCATCCCTAATGAGCCATGCAAACTATGGCTTTGGCCTTCTCTACCTGATGACAAGATGAGGTGAGATGATCAGTTTAGATATTGGGAATACTCACGTTTCCCAGGGATCACGGGATCAATTTGGCCCTCCCCACTTGCAGGCTGCTGGAGAAACTCCAAGCCAAGGGAAACATTTTGTCATGTATCGTTATGTAAAAGTTCCAAAGGTAGTCAAGATTGTCTGAGAAGGCGTACCTTCCTAATCATATAGTGATAGATAAATCTGAAGAAAATGCTTCACTTGCCACTCAGTCTCAGAGTAATCTATGGAAAAAATGGCAACAACATATATCTACCTCTCAAATGGGGAAAAAGAAACCTAAAGTTGAGTCTAACAAATGTTTGGTTCAttactttgcacacacacacacacctgactgGGGATTTGTGGTTAGGCCTTGCATTCTAAATTTAAAGAAGGTATGGcagcctccttggtggctcagatagtaaagaatctgtctgcaatgagggagactcaggttcggtcccttacttgggaagatcccctggagaaggaaatggcaatccactccagtattcttgcctggggaatcccatggacagaagagcctggagagctacaggtcatggaattgcagagttgaacaccactgagcaactaacactttctttcttatGGCAGCCTCTGACGATTTGGCAAAGAGCTCTTTTGGAAGAAATTGAACTTAATCTTAGGAAAATACcctcataataatttttttttttgtgtttgttttttacccAGCTATCCAGCAGGAGAAAGAGTGTGCTCAAACATCATAAAATGGAGACCTCCTTGCAAGAGCAAATTTCAGCATTGCTTGAGTGTCTTGCttttggcaaaactttgtagAGATTTTAGGTGTCTTCTGTTGTCTTCTCACCCATAACCCCTGGCTAAGAGGTCAGGGATAGCCAATGTCCCTCATCTTAAAACTTCTATTGGTGCATAAATTGCAGCAGGGAGATGCTGTCAATAATCTCACAATTGATGATCTGTGTGTGTAGTTTTTGCTTCCCCATAGGATAAACTGCTTTTAACTTTCTACAGTGATTCTATTGCTTTATTATCCTTAAGTTGCATGGTTTTGCATCTTCtcacaatttattttcatttctaatgaagcagtaaaataaaaaatataatcaatatgttTATCATGGGCTCCTGTGGTTCATTTCTGGTGGTCTTCTAAGGAATGAAAGTATACAAGGGTACTTTTAAGCCAAATAAAATGAGTGCAGGAAAGCTATTTTAGCAGATTTGGCACATGGGAAAGGCCTTCCTCTCTCCAGATCAAGTGGGTCCTGACTTGGGGATTGTGTGGCTGATACACACTGACTTCATTTTGTCAGTTCCATCTTTGTCCACACAGTCCAAACCTCCCCCGCTTTTCACATGATTGAGCTTTAGCCTAATTTACAAGAAGTGAGTCCAAGCCAGATGAGTACCCTATCAACTTTTGCCTTTGCTTTCATCTGATATGAAACCTGCAAGAGTGGTTTTTGCTGACATAGATAGTTAATGGTCATGAGACCCCTGGAGGTAGGAACCCCGATTCCAGTTGGTACACATGTGCTTCTCTCTTGGTAGTCAGATTCTACTTTTAGCTTTGGCCCCTTTAAATTCTCTTGTACCCTTTTTGGCAGTCAGTGTGCAGTGCAGCTGCAAATGCCTCTGGATTATCTGTCGACTCCGTCTTTGTGCCTTATGTTAGTTACCCACAGTGAACTTCATAATTGCACTTTATGACATTGCTCACTTCGTTCTTTTGGTCTCAAAGTTCCTTCTCAGTTTGCAGGATATTATTCAATATGTGTGCCTCCCAACAGGAATGCTAAGTGCTTTTCCTAAAAGTTGGAATCATAGAGATAGAGAACCTTGGGAGGTCACGTGGAGTAGCCCCCTTGTCGCACAAATGAGGAAGTGAAAACACAGGGCCTGATTTGATCTTCTAAGGTGTATAAAGGCTGAAATTTTAGATGGGACTCTTCTTGCTTTTTGGAAAGTGCTTTTCAACTAAAGTCAGGGGACATGAAAGGGTACAgttggatgggaagggagaagagACACTTGCTAACACCCACTTTACTAAGCACATCACACCTTTCATTGGGCCTCAGCTAAGACATCTAATACCTGCTAATGAGCTGCAACACAGAACTTCTGGTCTGGTTTTTGTCCTGAACAGAATTCACTGTTTTATGAACCAAGTATTTTTGGTGTTTCTGCTGAGCACAGTTGTTATGAACTGAATTCTGAATTATCTCCCCTCCAAAAAAGTAatatattgaagccctaaccccatatcaataacctcagatgtgcagataacaccacccttatggcagaaagtgaagaggaactaaaaagcctctcgatgaaagtgaaagaggagagtgaaacagttgacttaaagttcaacattcagaaaacgaagatcatggcatctggtcccatcacttcatgggaaatagatggggaaacagtggaaacagtgtcaaactttatctttttgggctccaaaatcactgcagatggtgactgcagacatgaaattaaaagatgcttactccttggaaggaaagttatgaccaacctagatagcatattgaaaagcagagacattactttgccaacaaaggtccatctagtcaaggctatggtttttccagtggtcatgtatggatgtgagagttggactgtgaagaaagctgagtgccgaagaattgatgcttttgaactgtagtgttggagaagactcttgagagttccttggactgcaaggagatccaaccagtccattctgaaggagatcagccctgggatttctttggaaggaatgatgctaaagctgaaactccagtactttggccacctcatgcaaagagttgactcattggaaaagacactgatgctgggagggattgggggcaggaggagaaggggacgacagaggatgagacggctggatggcatcactgactcgatggatatgagtttgagtgaactctgggagatggtgatggacagggaggcctggtgtgctgcgattcatggggttgcaaagagttggacacgactgagtgactgaactgaactgaactgaaccccatgtGTGATTGGATCTGGAGATAGGGTATTTAGGTAATTAATTGAGATGGGAGGCATCATTTGATAGGACTGTGGACATACAGGAAGAGAAAGAGTTACCAGATCTTTCCCCTACATGTGAGGACCCAACAAGAAGATGACCACTAGCAAGACAGAAAGAGAGTTTCCATCAGAAACTGACACTGCTAGGTCTTGATTTTGGCACTTAcatcttcagaactgtgagaaaatgaacTTCTGTGGTTTATGCTACCTAGTGTACATTATTTTGTTACAGCAAGCCTAGCTGACTAATATAatcaggaaagtgaagtcgctcaatcgtatccgactctttgctaccccatggactgcagcctaccagactcctccatccatagaattttccaagtaacagtactggagtggattgccatttccttctccagaggatcttcccgacccagtgactgaacccaggtctcccacattgcaggcagtcgctttaccatccgagccaccagggaagctatcagGAATACATATAAATAGATGAGTCCAGATTGCTGCCTTAAAGTGATGTTTATCACCTGAAATTTATAAGAACCAATCACCTATAATCCTACCAATTAGACATGTTAGCATTTAAGTGTCTAAGCATCCAGCCTGTGGTCTATTAACATTCATGTATTTTCTGACTAAAGGTGATTATGCTGTTGCTATTTGCAACCTTGAGTATTACCTTACCACTCCCTTCTAAGAGGTGACAT
The nucleotide sequence above comes from Bos javanicus breed banteng chromosome X, ARS-OSU_banteng_1.0, whole genome shotgun sequence. Encoded proteins:
- the TMSB15B gene encoding thymosin beta-15B, with translation MSDKPDLSEVEKFDRSKLKKTNTKEKNTLPSKETIQQEKECAQTS